The following proteins come from a genomic window of Streptomyces sp. NBC_00539:
- a CDS encoding LLM class flavin-dependent oxidoreductase, producing MPVTVARFNLVDPNGTPESLRARYRAALEMARYADDRGVDTIQTEEHHGTGNNWLPSPFAFAGALFGATRRIAVTVSAIIGPLHDPLKVAEDIAVLDLLGGGRLVTVAGIGYRPQEYEQHGVEWGRRGKLQDELLETLLKAWTGEPFTFRGRTVRVTPRPFTQPHPLLLVGGSSEAAARRAARLGLPFFPSAHLPELEAYYRSKLAEYGTEGFCMMPAAETPLLHVAEDPDRVWAEHGECFLHEAATYASWQSKDIRSAVRSAARSVAELRAEGVYRVLTPEQALAYARSAGEAGNLVLHPLCGGMPVDEGWRSLQLLCEQVLPRLKG from the coding sequence ATGCCCGTCACCGTGGCCCGGTTCAATCTGGTCGACCCGAACGGCACTCCCGAGAGCCTGCGCGCCCGCTACCGGGCCGCGCTGGAGATGGCCCGGTACGCGGACGACCGCGGGGTCGACACCATCCAGACCGAGGAGCACCACGGCACCGGCAACAACTGGCTGCCCTCGCCCTTCGCCTTCGCCGGCGCCCTGTTCGGGGCCACGCGCCGGATCGCCGTCACCGTCTCGGCGATCATCGGACCGCTCCACGACCCGTTGAAGGTGGCGGAGGACATCGCCGTCCTCGACCTGCTGGGCGGCGGCCGGCTGGTGACCGTCGCGGGCATCGGCTACCGCCCGCAGGAGTACGAGCAGCACGGGGTGGAGTGGGGCCGGCGCGGCAAGCTCCAGGACGAGCTGCTGGAGACGCTGCTCAAAGCGTGGACCGGCGAGCCCTTCACCTTCCGCGGCCGCACGGTACGGGTCACCCCGCGGCCGTTCACGCAGCCGCACCCGCTGCTGCTGGTCGGCGGCAGCTCCGAAGCGGCGGCCCGGCGCGCGGCCCGGCTGGGACTGCCGTTCTTCCCGAGCGCCCACCTCCCGGAGCTGGAGGCGTACTACCGGTCGAAGCTCGCGGAGTACGGCACGGAGGGCTTCTGCATGATGCCCGCCGCCGAGACCCCGCTGCTGCACGTCGCCGAGGACCCGGACCGCGTCTGGGCCGAGCACGGCGAGTGCTTCCTGCACGAGGCGGCCACGTACGCGTCCTGGCAGTCCAAGGACATCCGCAGCGCGGTGCGCTCGGCGGCGCGGTCGGTGGCGGAGCTGCGCGCGGAGGGCGTGTACCGGGTCCTGACCCCGGAGCAGGCGCTGGCGTACGCCCGTAGCGCGGGCGAGGCGGGGAACCTGGTGCTGCACCCGCTGTGCGGTGGGATGCCCGTCGACGAGGGCTGGCGCAGCCTGCAGCTGCTGTGCGAACAGGTACTGCCCCGGCTCAAGGGCTGA